The Patescibacteria group bacterium genomic interval AGTGGGCGCAGATGGTTGCTGATGAGTTCGGTCTGGATCAAAGCAGCTTACGACCGGTCCCTTTTGCGTTAGCCATACTGCGAGCGCCACGTCCGGTTAACGCTTCTTTAAATAACGCCAAGTTGCTTAGTGAACTAGGTTGGGATAAAATTAGTCTGAAAGACGATATAAAGAAAATGCATCTAAGGCAAAATTTTTATGGTCAATATAAAAAATCTAGAGAAAAAAGTTGATGATCGCGGCTGGTTAGCTGAAATAATCCGCGCCGAAGATGTCGAGCCAAAAGAATTCGGTCAGTTTTTGATTACTACCGCCAAACCAGGGATTACCAAAGGCGGTCATTACCACAAAAGAAAAAATGAATGGTATTGTGTCATTCGCGGTAAAGCCGAGCTTTATCTAAAAAATTTGACTAGCGGGCAGGAGGAAAACGTAATTTTGGACGAAAATAATTTGCAGTTAGTAAAAATCGAGCCAAACGTTTTTCATAGCATTAAAAATATCGGTGAAGACGAAATGTATCTCCTTGCTTATACTACGGAGGTGTTCAACTCCGAAGATCCGGATACCTTTACTCTAAGTTAATATAAGATGAAAAAAATATTTTGCCCGATCTGCGGTGAGGGTAAATACGAAGATTTTTTAGACACCCGAGATGCTAGATATAGTCAAGCGGGCGTTTTTAAATTGGTTAAATGTATCCAATGCGATATGGTTTTTTTAGCCGTTATTCCCGAGGGAGACGAGTGGAAAAAGTTTTACCCGGATGACTATTGGGCGGAAGAAGATAGTTTTTTCAATAATTTTGTTATCAATTTTTTATTGGCTAATTTTTTGCGGCTGATAAAAAAATATAAAAAATATGGTAGCGTTCTTGATGTCGGGTGTGGCACCGGTAGAGTTTTGGAATATTTAGCGAGTAAGGGATGGCGGGTTTGGGGTCAAGAAATATCATCAGTTGCTTGCCGCCAAGCTGAGAGAAGAATAGAAAATGTTTATTGTGGTCCGCTTAAAGCCGCGACTTATCAAGAAAAATTTTTTGACGTGATAATCCTAAATTATGTTTTTCATCAGATGATCGATTTAGCCGAAGAGCTGGCCCAAATAAAAAAAATAATCAAAGATGATGGAATAATGGTTTTTAGTATTCCCAATGTTGACAGTCGTCAGTTGACGATAACTCAGCGGGATTGGTTTTGTATTGATTCTCCTCGCCATATTTATTTTTTTTCCCCAAAAACGATCAAAAGATTTTTTGAAAAAGAGGGACTAGAGATTGTTGATATAAGTTTCCCGTTATTTCAATTGCCACTCGATTTTTTTCATGGTCTGACTGCAAAATATTTTGGCAATAAAAAGGGGACAAAATATTGGTTTTTGTTTTTTCCGCTTTTAGTTTTTTCGTTGTTAATAAAAGTTATACCAGCCTACCGTAGTTGTATGACAGTGGCATGTAAAAAACAATATGTCGAATAGTGCCAGGAGAATGGTAAAAAATTTAATCTGGTTGTACAAGTATGTCTTAGAGTATTTAGGTTCTTTTTTTGTTATCGAGGGAGATTTATCGCGGTTAGTAATCACCGTTGATGTAGAGACCGCTGTCGATTTTTGCAATTGGCAGCCAGAGGCCGTTGCGTTAAAACATGCTGAAATCTCTCGAAGTGCTATAACGGAAATGATCGCTTTGACTAGGCAGTACAATGTGCCTATTACGTGGTTTTGTACTGGGAAGACTATTTTAAAAAACGAACAAGAGCCGTTAAATTATTTTGGTGATCTAATTGATGGCTTAACCGATTCCGGAGTGGGGCACGAAATAGCTTCGCATACTTTTAGCCATCCGCATTGTTCCAAAATCAGTCGACAGGATTTTATTCAAGAGATGCAAAAATTGAAAGAAGCCTTTGTCCAAAGAGGATTGGCATTTAGCAGCCATGCTTATCCTTGGAACGAGGTTGCTTATCTCGAGGAGTTACCAAAATTTAGCGTTCAAACTGTCAGAATAAAAGAAGGACTCTTTCCAAGTGTTATAAGTCAGCCGGAAAAATCGATTGTCAATTTAGTTAAACAATCTCTTGAAGGCACGCCACTTAGTTTTTGGTTGATTAAATTTGGTCTGCATATTGCCCGGCGAAAAAAAGCCTGTTTTGTCTGGTTGCTGCACCCGGAAAATTTTTATTATCAGCAAGATAAAGAGATAATAAAAAAAGTTTTTGACTACGCCGTTTATTTGCGGAAAAAAGGAGAACTAAAAATTATTACCGTTAAAGAAATATGAATAAAGAAAAATGCATAGTTTGCGGTCAAACGCAGCTTGACAATGTTTTTGAAATCCAAAGACCGGATTTTTCTCGTCCGGTAGGGATTGTTGTTTGTCGTAACTGTGGTTTTATTTTTCAGTCAGTGGGTCTGACACAGCAGGAAACAGCTTTATATTATAATCGGGAATACTATCAGCGTCAGACGTCTTTTTTGGAAAAAATGTTGGTGCTTTTTTTAGAATGGCTGGTGGCAATAGAAATCGGCAAAAATCGTTCCGGTGGGTTGATTTTAGATATTGGTTGTGGGGAAGGAAATTTTTTAAATAGTATGAAAAGAAATGGTTGGCGAACCTTCGGTATTGACACCTCGGCTGTTGCCTGTGAGGTGGCGACTAAAAAATTAGGCAACGATGCTGTCGTGTTAAATAAAAATCTTGAAGATTGCGGATTTGCTGATAACTATTTTGATGTCGTAACTTTGTGGCATGTTTTGGAACATATCGAGAATCCCGACCGGTTACTCACCGAAATACGGCGTATTCTTAAACCAAATGGTATGCTGGTTGTTGAAGTGCCAAATTTATCTAGTCCGGTTTTTAAACTCACCAAGCAGGGGTACTTTAGTTTTGACGACCCGACTCACTTGTATCATTTTAGCGCTAAGACGCTAAATAAGTTGATTGAAAAAAACGGCTTTTCTTTTAAAAAACGGGGTTGCACGACATTCAATATTGTTTTATCATTATTTACTAGCATATCGCGCCGATTGTATTATCGAGATAAAATAAATTCTAAGGTGATAAGGAGCCTGGTTTTTGTTGTTTTGTTTCCACTTTTGACGATTTTGACCTTAATTTTTGGATTTTTGACGCTAATACGTCCGCTAGGCAGTGTTTTGCGATTTTACTACTCAAATAATCAAAAATAAATGAAGGTATTGCTTTCTAATCCTCCTTGCCGCGTTGATTCGGGTGACGGCAAAGAAAAGTTTTTTATCCGTGCTGGCTCTCGCTGGCCATTTTCTGTCACAAAGAAAAAAGAGGAGAAAGCGGACTATTTACCGTTTCCTTTTTATTTAGCCTATACCGCCGCTCTTTTAGAAAAAAAAGGTTTTGATATTGTGGTTAACGACGCGGTGACGCTAAACAAAACAGAGGAAGAGTTTCTACAAGAAATCGTGCGAGACAATCCTGATATAATTTTATTCGAAACCTCAACGCCGACGATCAATCATGACTTAGTATTAGTTAATAAAATAAAAAAACTTTTACCTAAAATAAAAATTGCTCTTGCCGGACCTCATGTTTCAACTTTTTTTCAAGAAACCATGAAAAAATCTCCAGTTGTAGATTTTATTTTTATTCAAGAATACGAGCTGTCCTTCACTGAATTAGTCGAACGGTTAGTACAAGGAAAGACTTTTGATGATATTACGGGGCTAGTTTGGCGTTCCGGTGAGCAGATAAAAAATAATCCACCAAAACTGATTGATCCGCTTGATCAACTGCCGCCGCCGGCTCGTCGTTTTTTCCCTATTGATTTGTATTGGGACGGATTTTGCCAATATCGGCCGGCAGTACAGATGCATGCCACCAGAGGTTGTCCTTTTCGCTGTAATTTTTGTCTTTGGAACCAAGTAATGTACAACAATGCCAAATATCGTACATTTGGTGTTAAAAGAATCGTCGATGAAATGAAGGACTGCCAGAAAAAATACGGCGCCAAAGAAGTTTATTTTGACGACGATACTTTTACCGGCAATAAGCAATTTGTTTTAGATTTTTGTCGAGAGATAAAAAATCGTGGTCTTAATATCCATTGGTCGTGTATGGGTGATGCCATGATCACCGACGAAGAAATGGTGGAAGCGATGGCGGATGCTGGTTGTGTTGGTATGAAATTTGGCGTTGAGTCGGGAGATGCGGAGGTTTTAAAAAAAATTTGTAAGCCGGTGGTTCATGAAAAGATAAAAAAAGTAGCGCGACTACTAGCCAAAAAGCATATTAAGACTCATGCTACTTTTACTTTCGGTCTTTCAGGAGAAACTAAAGAGAGCATGAAAAAAACCATGGATTTTGCTAAAGAATTGGACGTTGATAGCGTGCAGTTTTCTATTAATACGCCTTTTCCGGGTACCAGGTATTACCAGGAATCTCAAGAAAAAGGTTTGTTACTAGCCAAAGATTGGTCGGACTACGACGGGGCGACTTCTTCGATAGTTAAATTTGAAAATTTGACCAACGAGGAAGTAGAGTGGCGTTATTGCAGTGCTAGCGGTGAGTGGTTGCGTTATAAGCTAAAAAGCCCGCGTTGGGTGTTGCGACAGGTCTATAATTTTTTCCGTTTGCTGGTCGGACAAGGTACGGTTGGCGCCGGGCAAAAGTTAAAAAGGCTTTTTGAATTAATTAAATCTTAATCAATATGAAAATCGGGGTTCTTATCGGACAGGTAGTACAGATAGGCGGTGTGTGTATTGCCGCTTTTGAAGAAGTGCGTAATTTGCGAGCCGTTGGTCATGATGCCGAGCTGGTTATTTTGCAGGAGCGACCGGAATTTCGATTTGATGATTTTGCCGGCGATATTCCGATACGCTATATTTCTCGTGAGCTGCCGGCGTGGGCACGGATAGATTTCAAAATTCCATTTTTTTCTTTTTTTAGATTTTTTCATCTGCGCAGTTTTTTTACCGCCAAAAAAGTCATCAGAGATCAGGAGTATGATTTGCTGATTGTCCACGAAACATACAATTGTTTTGCTGCGCTATCTCTCAAGAAAGACCGTCATATTCCTTTCAAAGTTTTTTTGTGGGACCCGGCATCGTATATTTTGCCGAGAGTTTATCAAAACAGTTTTCTTGGTTTATTTTTACCGATACTTTTTCCTCTTAGCCTGCTACTTGATAAAAAGATAATTAAAGAAGCCGAAGAGGTTATTGTTTGTTCTGATTTGCACAAAAAGTATATCGAAGGTATCGGCGGACGGGACAAAACTAAAATCGTTTATCCAGGTTGCTATCCCCTGGAAAAGTTACCAGAAGAAAAAAAACAATATCTATTAGCACTAACCAAATGGGATATCGGAAAAAATCCTTTCTTGCTTTTAGATGTTTTAAAAATATTGGTTGATAAAAATATAAAATTAATTGTTGCCGGAAATTGGGTGCAAGAAGATTATCGTCTGGAGTTTATTGATAAAATAAAGCAAGAAGGATTGGTTGATAGGGTAGGACTGATTGATAGGGTGGATGATCTGCAAAAGATACAGCTTTTTTCCGGCGCGATTGTCCTCGTTCATCCGATTATCGAAGCTTTTGGCATGATGTGTTTAGAAGCGGCCGGTTGCGGATGTCCCAGCATTATCCCCAAAGGATCGGGGGTAACAAATATTTTTGAACACGGTACGCAGGGTTTTTTTCCGACCGAAGGGGATATCAACGCTTACGCCGGCTATATAAACGATTTGGTAGCAGATACGGCTTTAGCGGCAAAAATGGGTAATGCAGCCTGGGAAGTGGCTAAACAAAACACCTGGGTAGAGCACGCTAAAAAGATATTGATGCAATAAATATTCTTTAGCGATGAACAAAGAACTAAACAATTCGGACGGCAATATCGGATCTTATGACCGGCAGTATTTTTTGGAGAAAGAATCCGGTCGGTACGATTTTCGTAATAAAATAATAAATCAAAGATTTAAAGATATTTTGCGGTTGGTTGCTTTGAGTAGTAACGACAAGGTTTTAGATTTAGGGTCTGGTCGCGGCGAGATGGGTGATATTTTGCAAGGCAGTGCAGGAGAAATTGTTTTAGCGGATTATTCTGATGAAGCGTTGGCGATAATAAGGGGGCATATTGTGGCAAATGAGAGGGTGAGGATAGAAAAGATCAACGCCAAAAGTATTCCTTATCCCGACGAATATTTTGACAAGGTGTTCTTTTTGGAAGTTATCGAGCATCTCTATTTACCAGAAGCGGAAGATGTTTTAAGGGAAATAAAAAGAGTTTTAAAAAATGGTGGAGAGCTGATTTTATCTACTGGTCCAAACAAATATTTATCTTCTCCGCAATACTTTATCGCTCAAAAGGTTTTTAACCTAAAAACAGAGTGGGGTAAATATCATTTAAACGAATTTTCGTATTTTTCACTTAGAAAAGCGGTCAAAAAAAATTTTAGTGATTTTAAAATATATTGTTATGAAGATCCAGGATGGTTTTATTCGACAATAAAAAGCCAAAATCTTCCCAGACTAATCAAAGAGGTCACGCGTCTACTTAACAAAGTATATGATTTGAGTCTTTTTAGACTTCTGAGAACAAAGCTGCCGCTCAGAAAGTTTTTTGCTCACCGTTTCATATTAATAGCTAAGAAATAAAAAATAATTGATATTCTATGTCCAGAATAGATGATTCCCGTCAGGGTTACGACGAACTTCATAAAGATCAAGGCTTTAGCGAGGAGCCGGAGTACTATGAAGTTGTCGGCGCGTTAGTCAAGGGTAAAAAAAGCGTAGATATTGGTTGTGGCTATGGTTTTATCGAAATGTATTCTCCAGAAACAGTGGCGGTTGATTTTTCCGAAGAAGCGTTAAAAGTAGCGCAGCAAAATGGCGCGCGGCAAACAGTGAAAGCGCCAGCCGAAGAACTGCCGTTTGCCAGCGATGAGTTTGAAGTAGCGACAAGTATTGGTGTTTTGGAACACTGCGCCGATCAAAAAAAAGCAATTCAAGAAATGGTTAGGGTTTCCAAAATTCAAATTTTAGCAGTTCATGCCAAGTTGCCTTATGGTTTAGAATTAGTACGCCGTCCGCTCATTAAATTTTTTGGTCTCAAAGATCAGCCAATCGAAGACCCTCTGACTATGAAACAGATTAAGCAGCTGCTCAAAGACGCCGGCTCGCGCGTTATCGTCGAAGGTTTTTGGAACTATATTGATCTGCGCTGGCTTTGGAAAAAAATTCCTTATAGTTTGGTGAAATGGCCGTCTCATCATTTTGTCATTGCTATTAAAACACCAAACCTCGAACGTAAATTTTTAGGAGAAAATGAAAGATAATATTGGAAAGATTATCAAAACTATTGTTAACAACCCGGGCAATATACCCTGGCGCGGTTTTCAGTTCGCCCGAAGGATTTTTCCGCTAGATTATTATTTTGCCTCCGGTCACGCTTTTCCCCCAGACATTATTACCATACTGATCACTAGGCGTTGTAATTTTAGTTGTCCGGGTTGTTCTTCTGCTTCACCGCTGTACACCAAAGATTGCGCGGACAAAAAAGAAATGAGCTTGGAGGAAATAAAGAAACTAATTGACCAAGTCGCTTGGTTTAAACCAGCGATATATTTTAACGGTGGCGAGCCAACACTCCGTCCTGATCTGATCGAGGCGATAAAATATGCCAAAAGCAAAGGGTTGATAACGGCGCTGACCACCAACGGCAGTTTGATGGACGAAGATTTGACGGCAAAAATAGTTTCCAGCGGGCTTGATTTTTATTCTACCTCTATCGACGGTCCAGCAGAGTATCACAATGCTCGTCGCGGTTTTACTTTTGCTTATGAAAACGCTACCAGGGGAATTATCAATCTTTTGCTTGCTAGAAAAAAGGCAGGCGTTGCCACACCGCATATTCGCATTTCTTGTATCACTAACAGTGAGAAGGTGGATTATAACTGGCACGTTTTGCACTTAGCGAACGACCTTGGCACTGACGAAGTGGCTTTTGGTAATCTAATGTTTTATTCACCAGAAGTTGAAAAAAAACAAAATGATTTTATTGCCGCGCATGGCACTGGCGGACAAGAAGTGATTGGTTTAGCCGTTAATGACGGCAAGATAGCGGTTGATGCCCCGGCATTAAAAGAGTTTTATCGCACCGCGAAGCAAAAATCCAAAATACCGGTTTACCTGGTGTTAAACGAGGGAGACGTTGATAGTTTCTATTCCTGGCGGTATCCGGCTAAAAGCCGTTGTCTTACTCCTTGGCTGGTGGCAGTGGTTTTACCAAACGGCGATGTGACGGTTTGCCAAAATTTAATACTAGGAAATATTTTGCAAGACAAATTTACAAAAATCTGGAATAACAAAAAGTTTAAATATTTTCGTTTAGCCAGAAAGAAATACCAGATGCCGGCTTGTTTTCGTTGTATCGAAGGTCAGGAAATAAAATTTGATTAATATGCGGATATGTTTTTTTAATCTTAATCGGCTTGATTACGAAGGTGGCGCCGAAAAGTATTTTGTCGAGACGGCTGCCGCGCTAAAAAGGGATGGTCAGGATGTTTTTTTTGTTTGTGATAATTACTTTTACGTTCGGATTCGGCCAAAAATAGAAAATTTTATTTTTCGTCTGATCGGAGCGCCACTGCATCAAAATGGGATTACTTCCCGCCAGCTGGAAGAAGATCTGAAAATATTTGATAGCTACAAAATGCCGCTATTATTTCAGTTGCCGTTTTCCGCCGCACGCAGGAAAATCAAAAAATTATTAGCCCAAGCCGACGTAATTTATTGCAAAAACGAGTTTATTGATTCTTGGTATTTGAAACGTTTAATCGGCAAAAAGGGATTTGCCAAAGTAGTGCTTGGATTACACACTGCTATTTTTTTAGCCAATGCAGAATCTTTTCATTCGCGAGTTCATAATTTTTTGTATTTTTCGCGCGTTTACCAAAAAGTTTTGCAGCTTTGCGGCGCCGTTCATGTGATCAACAATTCCTATAAAGATAAATTGGTCGAAAGTTTCAAGCTTGATCCGGGAAAAATTGTCTTTGTGCCAAACGGAATAAAAGAAAACGATTTGGAAAGGACGACTGCCGGCGAAAGTGACGCTTTTAAGATTTTATTCGCCGGACGCTTTACCGAACAAAAAGGCATTGATTATTTGTCGGAAATCATTGATAATCTATCTAAAGATCCAATCTTTTCGCGAATAGAAATATTGATTGCCGGAGCGGGTCAGCGCCAGGATATTGTAGATAAATTGATAAATAAATTTAGTAACGTCAAATATCTTGGTTTTGTCAAGGAAATGTCGAATCTTTATCGACAAGTTGATATTTGCATCGTGCCGTCACGTTGGGAAATGTTTCCGTATAATTGTCTGGAGCCGCAAGCGAAAAGTTTGCCAGTAGTGGCTTTCGACATTCCCGGAACTAAAGATATTGTTGTTAATGGCACGACCGGGTTACTTACTCCGCTTGGCGAGGCGAATTCCTTTAGCGGGGCAATAAAAAAAATGTTTGATCTAAAGGCTAATAACCGCGTCGAGTGGCAAGTGATGAAAGATGCGGCTTACAAAAATGTTTCGGAAAGATTTACTCTGACAGCTGTGGCAAAAGAACTGGAAAAACTTTTTGAAAAAGTAAAAAAATAATATGGTAGAGCTGCAAAAAATAAACTTTGGTTGCGGGCACAAACATTTGTCCGGTTTTATTAATGTTGATAATAACCCCAACGTCAAAGAAGCTGATGTTGTTCATGACTTAAATATCTTTCCTTATCCTTTTGCTGATTCTTCGGTTAACGAAGTAATCA includes:
- a CDS encoding WxcM-like domain-containing protein, giving the protein MVNIKNLEKKVDDRGWLAEIIRAEDVEPKEFGQFLITTAKPGITKGGHYHKRKNEWYCVIRGKAELYLKNLTSGQEENVILDENNLQLVKIEPNVFHSIKNIGEDEMYLLAYTTEVFNSEDPDTFTLS
- a CDS encoding class I SAM-dependent methyltransferase, translating into MKKIFCPICGEGKYEDFLDTRDARYSQAGVFKLVKCIQCDMVFLAVIPEGDEWKKFYPDDYWAEEDSFFNNFVINFLLANFLRLIKKYKKYGSVLDVGCGTGRVLEYLASKGWRVWGQEISSVACRQAERRIENVYCGPLKAATYQEKFFDVIILNYVFHQMIDLAEELAQIKKIIKDDGIMVFSIPNVDSRQLTITQRDWFCIDSPRHIYFFSPKTIKRFFEKEGLEIVDISFPLFQLPLDFFHGLTAKYFGNKKGTKYWFLFFPLLVFSLLIKVIPAYRSCMTVACKKQYVE
- a CDS encoding polysaccharide deacetylase family protein, with protein sequence MSNSARRMVKNLIWLYKYVLEYLGSFFVIEGDLSRLVITVDVETAVDFCNWQPEAVALKHAEISRSAITEMIALTRQYNVPITWFCTGKTILKNEQEPLNYFGDLIDGLTDSGVGHEIASHTFSHPHCSKISRQDFIQEMQKLKEAFVQRGLAFSSHAYPWNEVAYLEELPKFSVQTVRIKEGLFPSVISQPEKSIVNLVKQSLEGTPLSFWLIKFGLHIARRKKACFVWLLHPENFYYQQDKEIIKKVFDYAVYLRKKGELKIITVKEI
- a CDS encoding class I SAM-dependent methyltransferase: MNKEKCIVCGQTQLDNVFEIQRPDFSRPVGIVVCRNCGFIFQSVGLTQQETALYYNREYYQRQTSFLEKMLVLFLEWLVAIEIGKNRSGGLILDIGCGEGNFLNSMKRNGWRTFGIDTSAVACEVATKKLGNDAVVLNKNLEDCGFADNYFDVVTLWHVLEHIENPDRLLTEIRRILKPNGMLVVEVPNLSSPVFKLTKQGYFSFDDPTHLYHFSAKTLNKLIEKNGFSFKKRGCTTFNIVLSLFTSISRRLYYRDKINSKVIRSLVFVVLFPLLTILTLIFGFLTLIRPLGSVLRFYYSNNQK
- a CDS encoding radical SAM protein, yielding MKVLLSNPPCRVDSGDGKEKFFIRAGSRWPFSVTKKKEEKADYLPFPFYLAYTAALLEKKGFDIVVNDAVTLNKTEEEFLQEIVRDNPDIILFETSTPTINHDLVLVNKIKKLLPKIKIALAGPHVSTFFQETMKKSPVVDFIFIQEYELSFTELVERLVQGKTFDDITGLVWRSGEQIKNNPPKLIDPLDQLPPPARRFFPIDLYWDGFCQYRPAVQMHATRGCPFRCNFCLWNQVMYNNAKYRTFGVKRIVDEMKDCQKKYGAKEVYFDDDTFTGNKQFVLDFCREIKNRGLNIHWSCMGDAMITDEEMVEAMADAGCVGMKFGVESGDAEVLKKICKPVVHEKIKKVARLLAKKHIKTHATFTFGLSGETKESMKKTMDFAKELDVDSVQFSINTPFPGTRYYQESQEKGLLLAKDWSDYDGATSSIVKFENLTNEEVEWRYCSASGEWLRYKLKSPRWVLRQVYNFFRLLVGQGTVGAGQKLKRLFELIKS
- a CDS encoding glycosyltransferase family 4 protein produces the protein MKIGVLIGQVVQIGGVCIAAFEEVRNLRAVGHDAELVILQERPEFRFDDFAGDIPIRYISRELPAWARIDFKIPFFSFFRFFHLRSFFTAKKVIRDQEYDLLIVHETYNCFAALSLKKDRHIPFKVFLWDPASYILPRVYQNSFLGLFLPILFPLSLLLDKKIIKEAEEVIVCSDLHKKYIEGIGGRDKTKIVYPGCYPLEKLPEEKKQYLLALTKWDIGKNPFLLLDVLKILVDKNIKLIVAGNWVQEDYRLEFIDKIKQEGLVDRVGLIDRVDDLQKIQLFSGAIVLVHPIIEAFGMMCLEAAGCGCPSIIPKGSGVTNIFEHGTQGFFPTEGDINAYAGYINDLVADTALAAKMGNAAWEVAKQNTWVEHAKKILMQ
- a CDS encoding class I SAM-dependent methyltransferase, which translates into the protein MNKELNNSDGNIGSYDRQYFLEKESGRYDFRNKIINQRFKDILRLVALSSNDKVLDLGSGRGEMGDILQGSAGEIVLADYSDEALAIIRGHIVANERVRIEKINAKSIPYPDEYFDKVFFLEVIEHLYLPEAEDVLREIKRVLKNGGELILSTGPNKYLSSPQYFIAQKVFNLKTEWGKYHLNEFSYFSLRKAVKKNFSDFKIYCYEDPGWFYSTIKSQNLPRLIKEVTRLLNKVYDLSLFRLLRTKLPLRKFFAHRFILIAKK
- a CDS encoding class I SAM-dependent methyltransferase, producing the protein MSRIDDSRQGYDELHKDQGFSEEPEYYEVVGALVKGKKSVDIGCGYGFIEMYSPETVAVDFSEEALKVAQQNGARQTVKAPAEELPFASDEFEVATSIGVLEHCADQKKAIQEMVRVSKIQILAVHAKLPYGLELVRRPLIKFFGLKDQPIEDPLTMKQIKQLLKDAGSRVIVEGFWNYIDLRWLWKKIPYSLVKWPSHHFVIAIKTPNLERKFLGENER
- a CDS encoding radical SAM protein translates to MKDNIGKIIKTIVNNPGNIPWRGFQFARRIFPLDYYFASGHAFPPDIITILITRRCNFSCPGCSSASPLYTKDCADKKEMSLEEIKKLIDQVAWFKPAIYFNGGEPTLRPDLIEAIKYAKSKGLITALTTNGSLMDEDLTAKIVSSGLDFYSTSIDGPAEYHNARRGFTFAYENATRGIINLLLARKKAGVATPHIRISCITNSEKVDYNWHVLHLANDLGTDEVAFGNLMFYSPEVEKKQNDFIAAHGTGGQEVIGLAVNDGKIAVDAPALKEFYRTAKQKSKIPVYLVLNEGDVDSFYSWRYPAKSRCLTPWLVAVVLPNGDVTVCQNLILGNILQDKFTKIWNNKKFKYFRLARKKYQMPACFRCIEGQEIKFD
- a CDS encoding glycosyltransferase family 4 protein; translated protein: MRICFFNLNRLDYEGGAEKYFVETAAALKRDGQDVFFVCDNYFYVRIRPKIENFIFRLIGAPLHQNGITSRQLEEDLKIFDSYKMPLLFQLPFSAARRKIKKLLAQADVIYCKNEFIDSWYLKRLIGKKGFAKVVLGLHTAIFLANAESFHSRVHNFLYFSRVYQKVLQLCGAVHVINNSYKDKLVESFKLDPGKIVFVPNGIKENDLERTTAGESDAFKILFAGRFTEQKGIDYLSEIIDNLSKDPIFSRIEILIAGAGQRQDIVDKLINKFSNVKYLGFVKEMSNLYRQVDICIVPSRWEMFPYNCLEPQAKSLPVVAFDIPGTKDIVVNGTTGLLTPLGEANSFSGAIKKMFDLKANNRVEWQVMKDAAYKNVSERFTLTAVAKELEKLFEKVKK